Proteins from one Dysgonomonas sp. HDW5A genomic window:
- a CDS encoding glycoside hydrolase family 10 protein codes for MKKTISLLLILCSFVAYSSAQTNKRALRGLWVATVTNIDWPTAPGLPAENQQAEMITLLDEMQSCNMNTIIFQIRPTADAFYKSHFEPSSHWLTGLQGKDMGYDPLQFAIDECHKRGMNIHVWLNPYRVNNDTVAYNTYAKDHIMNTHPEWVVSYGKAKYFNPGLDEVRDFTCKVVKDIVANYDIDAIHMDDYFYPYKIAGEEFPDSLTFVNHPRGFTDKGDWRRNNVNLIIKEINEAIKSEKPWVEFGISPFAIWRNKAEDPRGSETKAMTNYDGLYADILLWQEKGWIDYVLPQLYFNIGYPIADYAILADWWSKYNYGANVYAGLAPYRVSKTAKQKEWHNPKQLVKQIRRNMSDPNLQGEIYFSAKSFFNPAYNIPELVRKEYKTLTISPENNRIARIEPQNPQNVSMQLEKDKYLHLKWDRGDNAKRFVIYKFRKDKLVNKDNAENIVAVTGLTEVKLPYKDNKDLKKYRYGVTSLSPTHAESAIVYFE; via the coding sequence ATGAAAAAGACCATAAGTTTACTGCTTATACTGTGCAGTTTTGTAGCCTACTCGTCGGCCCAGACCAACAAACGGGCATTGCGAGGATTGTGGGTAGCTACGGTAACCAATATTGATTGGCCTACTGCTCCCGGACTTCCTGCCGAAAATCAACAGGCAGAGATGATAACTCTATTGGATGAGATGCAATCATGCAATATGAATACAATTATTTTTCAGATCAGACCTACTGCCGATGCTTTTTATAAATCGCATTTCGAGCCATCGAGCCACTGGTTAACAGGTCTGCAAGGCAAAGATATGGGATATGATCCCCTTCAATTTGCTATTGATGAATGTCATAAACGAGGAATGAATATACACGTTTGGCTTAATCCATATCGTGTAAACAATGATACTGTTGCTTACAATACATATGCAAAAGACCATATTATGAACACGCATCCCGAGTGGGTAGTGTCGTATGGCAAAGCAAAATATTTTAATCCGGGATTAGATGAGGTACGTGATTTTACTTGTAAAGTGGTAAAAGACATTGTAGCCAATTATGATATAGATGCTATTCATATGGATGATTATTTTTATCCCTATAAAATAGCAGGTGAAGAATTTCCTGACTCACTTACTTTCGTAAACCATCCGCGTGGATTTACCGACAAAGGAGACTGGAGACGGAACAATGTAAATCTGATTATTAAGGAAATAAACGAGGCAATTAAATCCGAGAAACCTTGGGTTGAGTTTGGAATATCTCCATTTGCCATCTGGCGTAACAAAGCCGAAGATCCCAGAGGATCTGAAACAAAGGCAATGACCAATTACGATGGGCTGTATGCCGATATTCTGCTTTGGCAGGAGAAAGGATGGATAGATTATGTACTTCCTCAACTGTATTTTAATATTGGATATCCTATTGCCGATTATGCGATATTAGCCGATTGGTGGTCTAAATATAATTATGGAGCCAATGTATATGCCGGTTTAGCTCCTTATCGAGTTTCTAAAACAGCCAAGCAAAAAGAATGGCACAACCCTAAACAATTGGTAAAGCAGATTCGCCGGAATATGTCTGATCCTAATTTACAGGGCGAGATATATTTCAGTGCAAAATCATTTTTTAATCCCGCATACAATATTCCGGAATTAGTTCGTAAAGAATATAAAACATTAACCATCTCTCCCGAAAATAATCGGATAGCGAGAATTGAACCGCAAAATCCTCAGAATGTCTCTATGCAGTTAGAAAAAGATAAATACCTGCATCTGAAATGGGATAGGGGAGATAATGCCAAACGTTTTGTAATATATAAATTCAGAAAAGATAAACTGGTAAATAAAGATAACGCTGAAAATATTGTTGCGGTAACAGGTTTGACAGAAGTGAAACTACCTTATAAAGACAATAAGGACTTGAAAAAATACCGTTATGGTGTAACCAGTCTGAGTCCTACTCATGCTGAAAGTGCAATTGTTTATTTCGAATAG
- a CDS encoding sodium:solute symporter has translation MDPILVLLTIAAYFGVLFGISYITGRKADNQGFFTGNRKSSWYVVAFAMIGSAISGVTFVSVPGMVATSGFAYLQMVMGFVVGQLIIAFVLIPLFYKMNLTSIYEYLETRFGISTYKTGAWFFFISKMLGAAVRLFLVCLVLQFLVFEPFGLSFGMNVLFTVGLVWLYTFRGGVKSLIWTDSLKTFCLIFSVGLCIYYISSDLGLNLSTTFSTIYKNDYSKIFFFDDVNDKRFFFKQFLAGIFTVIATTGLDQDMMQKTLSCKNYKDSQKNMVTSGVLQLFIILLFLMLGVLLYTFAAQNNVSLPAKSDELFPMLATKGYFPIIVGVLFVIGLISAAYAAAGSALTALTTSFTVDILESPKTKSEDQVAKIRKKVHIGMAAVMGIVIILINVLNNTSVIDAVYILASYTYGPILGLFAFGIFTKKAVKDKFIPLVAIAAPILCFIIDKNSKEWFDGYQFSYELLIMNAFFTFIGLLLLVKKGRGVLHTPEK, from the coding sequence ATGGATCCTATATTAGTATTACTAACCATTGCCGCTTATTTTGGTGTACTTTTCGGAATATCTTATATTACGGGACGTAAAGCCGATAATCAGGGCTTTTTTACGGGTAACCGCAAATCGTCGTGGTACGTTGTTGCCTTTGCAATGATAGGTTCGGCTATTTCGGGAGTCACCTTTGTGTCTGTTCCGGGAATGGTTGCAACAAGTGGTTTTGCTTATCTGCAAATGGTAATGGGATTTGTAGTAGGACAATTGATTATTGCCTTTGTGCTGATTCCTCTTTTTTATAAGATGAACCTGACCTCTATTTATGAATATCTGGAAACCCGATTCGGTATATCAACCTATAAAACGGGTGCATGGTTTTTCTTTATATCGAAAATGTTGGGGGCAGCCGTACGCCTGTTTTTGGTTTGTCTGGTGCTGCAGTTTCTGGTTTTCGAGCCTTTTGGTTTATCATTTGGTATGAATGTACTATTTACAGTAGGTTTGGTTTGGCTTTATACATTCAGAGGGGGAGTAAAATCGCTGATATGGACTGATTCTTTGAAAACGTTCTGTCTTATCTTTTCCGTTGGACTGTGTATTTATTATATCTCCTCTGATTTAGGACTCAATTTATCAACTACATTCTCTACCATCTATAAAAATGATTATTCTAAAATATTCTTTTTTGATGATGTTAATGATAAACGGTTTTTCTTTAAGCAATTCCTTGCAGGGATATTTACGGTTATTGCTACAACCGGACTTGATCAGGATATGATGCAAAAAACGTTGAGTTGTAAGAATTACAAAGACTCTCAAAAAAATATGGTAACCAGTGGAGTATTGCAACTGTTTATTATTCTACTGTTTCTGATGCTGGGAGTTTTGCTTTATACATTTGCAGCTCAGAATAATGTGTCTTTGCCTGCTAAAAGCGATGAACTATTCCCCATGTTGGCAACTAAAGGATATTTCCCCATTATTGTAGGAGTACTATTTGTAATAGGTCTTATATCGGCCGCTTATGCAGCAGCAGGTTCGGCTCTTACCGCACTAACCACTTCTTTTACAGTGGATATATTGGAAAGCCCCAAGACGAAAAGCGAAGATCAGGTAGCAAAAATTCGCAAGAAAGTGCATATTGGTATGGCTGCCGTAATGGGTATTGTCATTATACTAATTAATGTATTAAATAACACCTCTGTTATCGATGCCGTTTATATTCTTGCCAGCTATACATACGGACCAATTTTAGGACTTTTCGCTTTTGGCATCTTTACCAAAAAGGCGGTGAAAGACAAATTTATTCCCCTTGTAGCAATAGCAGCGCCTATACTTTGCTTTATAATAGATAAAAATTCTAAAGAATGGTTCGATGGATATCAGTTTAGTTACGAGCTGCTTATCATGAATGCTTTCTTTACTTTTATTGGGCTTTTGTTATTGGTTAAGAAAGGTAGGGGTGTATTGCATACGCCCGAAAAATAA
- a CDS encoding RagB/SusD family nutrient uptake outer membrane protein yields the protein MKTKILLLTSIVFILFSSCEDVLDRPQLSSANDDTYWVNENNVRLFMNEYYPYLFVGYNTNWGTNYTPMTGYAFSDDVMTAVKQTNFDTSIPASLGNATPPTSTVYNDFPAWQAKYTGPTWNFYWVRKSNLMIDRVEKRMGSILNEEQRDHWIGIAKFFRAMWYANMVQVFGDVPYYDHLVLDTELDELYKDRTPRDKVMDAVYDDLKFAMEKVRLNDGEQSVNKYIVAGFASRLMLIEGTWQKYHYNNTPRAQKFLEFSKEASEFLMNSGKYDIVTDFRSLFGSEDLKGNKDCILYRHYSSSKMVTHSVATYSNLVMSELSVGANLSLLKSFICNDGNVWQNSKATNADQFNLANLVKTRDPRFEATFYDKARIQSKTAIYACKFISREGTSYGGVNVPAKFTSTNNTNDYPIIRYSEILLNWIESKAELATLGGAAVTQSDIDMSINKIRNRPLDAEAISKGVTKTKAMVLGAITDSYDPARDTDVPPLIWEIRRERRMEFFFEHSRIGDLRRWKKLSYMNGTKYPDIMRSIWIDIQSELPELLTPTNSGKVSVIKADGTRVTYDGTNAADMVGYFSPPTVADRDPFENVAGVNVYLAPIGLNQINDYESRGYTLTQTAGWGE from the coding sequence ATGAAAACAAAGATATTATTACTTACATCCATCGTCTTTATACTCTTTTCGAGTTGTGAAGATGTACTGGACCGACCTCAATTGTCGTCGGCGAATGACGATACGTACTGGGTGAACGAAAATAATGTTCGTCTCTTTATGAATGAATATTATCCTTATCTTTTTGTCGGTTATAATACCAATTGGGGAACCAATTATACACCTATGACTGGCTATGCCTTTAGTGATGATGTAATGACAGCGGTAAAGCAAACTAATTTTGATACCTCTATTCCTGCTTCGTTAGGTAATGCTACTCCTCCTACATCTACTGTATACAACGATTTTCCGGCTTGGCAGGCAAAGTATACAGGACCTACATGGAATTTTTATTGGGTGCGTAAATCAAACCTGATGATTGATCGTGTTGAGAAGAGAATGGGCAGTATACTCAATGAAGAACAAAGAGACCATTGGATAGGTATTGCCAAATTTTTCAGAGCTATGTGGTATGCAAACATGGTGCAGGTATTTGGAGATGTACCCTATTACGATCATCTTGTACTGGATACTGAATTGGATGAGCTATATAAAGACAGAACTCCAAGAGATAAAGTAATGGATGCTGTGTATGATGATCTTAAGTTTGCCATGGAAAAAGTTCGCCTCAATGATGGAGAACAATCGGTTAACAAGTACATTGTTGCAGGTTTTGCAAGTCGCTTGATGTTGATCGAAGGAACATGGCAAAAATACCACTATAATAATACGCCAAGAGCTCAGAAGTTTTTAGAGTTCTCTAAGGAAGCATCGGAGTTTTTAATGAATAGTGGCAAGTATGATATTGTAACAGATTTTCGCAGCTTGTTTGGCTCAGAAGATCTTAAGGGTAATAAAGACTGTATACTGTATCGTCATTACAGTAGTTCAAAGATGGTAACGCATTCTGTAGCAACGTATTCAAATTTGGTTATGTCGGAACTTAGTGTAGGAGCAAATTTGTCGTTACTCAAATCATTTATTTGTAATGATGGTAATGTATGGCAAAACTCGAAAGCGACTAATGCCGATCAGTTTAATCTTGCTAATTTGGTTAAAACCCGTGATCCTCGTTTTGAAGCCACGTTCTATGATAAAGCTAGAATACAGTCTAAGACGGCTATATATGCATGTAAATTTATCAGCAGAGAGGGTACAAGTTATGGAGGGGTTAATGTTCCTGCTAAATTTACCTCAACTAATAATACGAACGACTATCCGATTATCCGTTACTCGGAAATCCTTCTGAACTGGATCGAATCTAAAGCAGAGCTTGCTACGTTGGGAGGAGCTGCTGTTACTCAGTCTGATATAGATATGTCTATAAACAAGATACGCAATCGTCCATTGGATGCCGAGGCGATATCGAAAGGCGTAACTAAAACCAAAGCAATGGTTTTAGGAGCCATCACCGATTCTTATGACCCTGCTCGCGATACAGATGTACCACCACTAATCTGGGAAATACGCCGCGAGCGTCGTATGGAGTTCTTCTTCGAGCATTCACGTATAGGAGATCTTAGACGTTGGAAAAAGCTTAGCTATATGAATGGAACCAAGTACCCTGATATTATGCGAAGTATCTGGATTGATATTCAAAGCGAATTACCGGAATTATTGACTCCAACCAACTCAGGTAAGGTTTCGGTAATAAAAGCAGACGGAACCCGAGTGACTTACGATGGAACCAATGCTGCTGATATGGTTGGCTACTTTAGTCCGCCGACAGTTGCCGACAGAGATCCGTTTGAGAATGTAGCAGGTGTAAATGTATATCTGGCTCCTATTGGATTGAATCAAATAAATGATTACGAATCAAGAGGATATACTCTTACCCAAACAGCCGGATGGGGTGAATAA
- a CDS encoding DUF4922 domain-containing protein → MKTLVTSDNAQNLLSEQLREWEQARLNYEALAKVESKDFSFGKFIIKVQFNPARIQSSAAKVDAKSIQERKCFLCPANLPEVQKGIPFENTYQILVNPFPIFPQHFTIPTYQHVDQLILNRYGDMLDLAKDLDEYTFFYNGPKCGASAPDHAHFQAGNKGFLPIEKDIKHIDKEQVFEREGLTVYAFRNYLRNGLLIEAEDQKQAVDFFKTLYSLLEIKEGEKEPMMNIISWYQDSKWFSCIFPREKHRPSCFFAEGDENILISPASVDLGGVFITPLEKDFKKITTEDIQTILKEVCISDSDMLALIGKIKNLL, encoded by the coding sequence ATGAAAACACTTGTGACATCTGATAATGCTCAAAATCTACTTTCGGAACAATTGCGGGAGTGGGAGCAAGCCCGATTAAATTATGAGGCTTTGGCAAAGGTCGAATCGAAAGATTTTTCTTTTGGTAAGTTTATCATTAAAGTACAATTTAATCCTGCAAGAATTCAATCGTCGGCGGCAAAAGTCGATGCAAAATCTATCCAGGAAAGAAAATGTTTCTTGTGTCCGGCAAATCTACCGGAGGTACAGAAAGGTATACCGTTTGAGAATACTTATCAGATATTAGTCAATCCGTTTCCGATATTTCCACAGCACTTTACAATACCTACTTACCAGCATGTAGATCAGTTAATATTGAACAGGTATGGAGATATGTTGGATCTGGCAAAGGACTTGGATGAGTATACCTTTTTTTATAATGGACCCAAATGCGGAGCTTCTGCTCCCGATCATGCGCACTTTCAAGCAGGAAACAAAGGATTTTTACCTATCGAAAAAGATATTAAACACATCGATAAAGAACAGGTATTTGAAAGAGAAGGTCTAACAGTATATGCTTTCAGAAACTATTTAAGGAATGGACTGCTGATAGAGGCTGAGGATCAAAAACAGGCTGTTGATTTCTTCAAAACGCTGTATTCTTTATTAGAGATAAAAGAAGGTGAAAAAGAACCGATGATGAATATCATTTCGTGGTATCAGGACTCGAAATGGTTCAGTTGTATTTTTCCTCGTGAGAAACACCGTCCAAGCTGCTTCTTTGCAGAAGGCGATGAAAATATCTTGATCAGCCCTGCATCGGTCGATTTAGGAGGAGTATTTATTACACCACTCGAAAAAGATTTCAAGAAAATTACTACCGAAGATATACAAACGATATTGAAAGAAGTGTGTATAAGTGATAGTGATATGCTAGCATTGATCGGTAAAATAAAAAACTTACTTTAA
- a CDS encoding exo-beta-N-acetylmuramidase NamZ domain-containing protein — translation MKIIKVLVILLFCSILQTYSQPAKVQVGAESTQEYFPLLKGKRIAVMSNHTGMVGDEHLVDLLVKNKYNVVAIFSPEHGFRGNADAGEHVSSSVDQKTGVPIRSLYDGDAGKPSKESMDLFDIMIIDIQDVGLRFYTYYITMAKLMDACAEYNKKMIILDRPNPNGHYVDGPILDMKYKSGVGWLPIPVVHGMTLGELALMINGEGWLPESRICDVTVVKCKNYTHQTLYQLPIAPSPNLPDMKAIYLYPSTCLFEATPVSLGRGTSFPFEVYGHPNMKGYTFSFTPRSIEGAKNPPQLNRLCYGVDLRNVPDEEIFKNGFDLSYVIDAYRNLNLDDHFFRPFFEKLVGVDYIRKMIIDGKSAQEIKEMWKGDVAKFKEQRAPYLLYEE, via the coding sequence ATGAAAATAATAAAAGTACTTGTTATTTTATTGTTTTGTAGTATTCTGCAAACTTATTCGCAACCGGCAAAAGTACAGGTGGGAGCAGAATCTACCCAAGAATACTTTCCCTTATTGAAGGGGAAGAGGATAGCGGTGATGTCTAACCATACAGGTATGGTAGGTGATGAGCATCTGGTTGATCTGTTGGTAAAAAATAAGTACAATGTGGTTGCCATATTTTCGCCCGAACATGGTTTCAGAGGCAATGCTGATGCAGGCGAACATGTATCGAGTTCGGTAGATCAAAAAACAGGAGTTCCTATCCGTTCATTGTATGATGGTGACGCAGGGAAGCCGAGTAAAGAATCTATGGATCTTTTCGATATTATGATTATTGACATTCAGGATGTAGGCTTACGTTTTTATACCTATTATATTACTATGGCCAAGTTGATGGATGCTTGTGCCGAATACAATAAGAAAATGATCATTTTGGATAGACCTAATCCCAACGGGCATTACGTGGATGGTCCTATATTGGACATGAAATATAAATCGGGTGTGGGTTGGCTTCCTATTCCTGTGGTACATGGTATGACTCTGGGCGAATTGGCTCTGATGATAAATGGCGAAGGATGGTTACCCGAATCACGCATCTGTGATGTAACAGTAGTTAAGTGTAAGAATTATACACATCAAACATTGTATCAATTACCGATAGCTCCGTCTCCTAATTTGCCTGATATGAAGGCTATTTATTTGTATCCTTCAACCTGTTTGTTTGAAGCTACTCCTGTCAGTTTAGGACGTGGAACTTCATTTCCATTCGAAGTCTATGGGCATCCTAATATGAAAGGCTATACTTTTTCGTTTACTCCGCGAAGTATCGAAGGTGCAAAAAATCCACCACAATTAAACAGATTGTGCTATGGGGTCGATCTGAGGAATGTTCCGGATGAAGAAATATTTAAAAACGGCTTCGATTTATCCTATGTGATTGATGCTTATAGAAATCTTAATCTGGATGATCATTTTTTTCGTCCTTTCTTCGAAAAGTTGGTCGGTGTTGACTACATTCGAAAAATGATTATAGATGGAAAATCAGCCCAAGAAATAAAAGAAATGTGGAAGGGCGATGTTGCTAAGTTTAAAGAACAACGGGCTCCCTATTTATTATATGAAGAATAA
- a CDS encoding glycosyltransferase family 2 protein, whose product MKVNINCFIPFQSANQVKETIATLKASHLVNKIYLLTDNDCKEKIDGCEVISIDSLKSTETIKKIAAKADAEYTLIYTKSADLRLGYFALDRMIQIAEDSNAGLIYADHYQVVGDDKKNCPVIAYQKGSLRDDFNFGSVLIYKSDDLKKAASQMDVTYKFAGLYDLRLKVSQAAELVHINEYLYTEIENDTRKSGEKIFDYVDPKNREVQVEMEKACTDHLQKIGAYLTPQFKKIEFNKADFEFEASVIIPVRNRIRTISDAVKSVLSQKTNFKFNLIVVDNYSTDGTSEAIDKFASDERLVHVIPENKELGIGGCWNAGVHHPKCGKFAVQLDSDDVYSDENTLQKIVDAFYEQNCAMVVGTYMLTDFEMKMIPPGIIDHKEWTPENGRNNALRINGLGAPRAFYTPVLREIKVPNTSYGEDYALGLYFSREYQIGRIYDVLYLCRRWDDNSDASLDIVKMNAHNTYKDRIRTWEVQARINYNKKN is encoded by the coding sequence ATGAAAGTAAATATCAATTGCTTTATTCCATTTCAAAGTGCAAATCAAGTAAAAGAAACAATTGCGACTTTGAAAGCATCACATCTGGTAAATAAAATCTATTTACTGACTGATAATGATTGTAAAGAAAAAATTGACGGTTGTGAAGTCATTTCAATAGACTCTCTTAAATCGACCGAAACAATTAAAAAGATAGCAGCAAAAGCAGATGCCGAATATACGCTGATCTATACCAAATCGGCAGACCTCAGATTAGGATACTTTGCTTTGGATCGTATGATTCAGATAGCTGAAGATTCTAACGCAGGGCTTATTTATGCAGATCATTATCAGGTTGTAGGTGACGATAAAAAGAATTGTCCCGTAATAGCATACCAAAAAGGAAGTTTAAGAGACGATTTCAACTTTGGATCTGTACTTATTTATAAATCGGATGATCTGAAAAAGGCTGCATCTCAAATGGATGTGACCTATAAGTTTGCAGGTTTGTACGATCTTCGTTTAAAAGTGTCACAAGCTGCCGAACTGGTACATATCAACGAATATTTGTATACAGAAATTGAAAATGATACGCGTAAAAGCGGTGAGAAAATCTTTGATTATGTAGATCCTAAAAACCGTGAAGTACAGGTAGAAATGGAAAAAGCTTGTACCGATCACCTACAGAAAATAGGTGCTTATCTTACTCCTCAGTTTAAAAAGATTGAATTTAATAAAGCTGATTTTGAGTTCGAAGCATCCGTTATTATTCCTGTGCGTAATCGTATACGTACCATTTCGGATGCTGTAAAATCGGTATTGAGCCAGAAAACGAACTTCAAATTTAACTTAATTGTCGTAGATAACTATTCTACTGATGGAACAAGTGAAGCTATTGACAAATTTGCTTCCGATGAACGTTTGGTTCATGTTATACCCGAAAATAAAGAGCTGGGCATTGGTGGCTGTTGGAATGCAGGTGTACATCATCCGAAGTGTGGAAAGTTTGCTGTCCAATTAGATAGTGACGATGTATATTCAGATGAAAATACGCTTCAAAAAATCGTTGATGCTTTCTACGAGCAAAACTGTGCAATGGTGGTTGGTACATATATGTTGACCGATTTCGAAATGAAGATGATTCCTCCCGGTATTATCGATCATAAAGAATGGACTCCCGAAAATGGACGTAACAATGCCCTTCGTATCAATGGCCTTGGTGCTCCAAGAGCTTTTTATACACCTGTATTGAGGGAAATTAAAGTACCCAATACAAGTTATGGTGAAGATTATGCACTGGGATTGTATTTTTCGAGAGAGTACCAGATCGGACGTATTTATGATGTCCTGTATTTATGCCGTCGCTGGGATGATAACTCGGATGCATCGTTGGATATCGTGAAAATGAATGCACATAATACGTATAAAGACAGAATACGTACTTGGGAAGTACAGGCACGTATCAATTACAATAAAAAGAATTAA